The following proteins come from a genomic window of Corynebacterium falsenii:
- a CDS encoding SHOCT domain-containing protein, protein MMTYAWNALPMMAGMVLFWLAIVALVVWLVKDNRPRAGIASAQAVDIIDQRYARGEIDEDQWVRIRTGLDKRQ, encoded by the coding sequence ATGATGACCTACGCATGGAACGCACTACCGATGATGGCAGGCATGGTCCTGTTCTGGCTCGCGATCGTCGCGCTGGTCGTCTGGCTCGTCAAGGACAACCGGCCCCGCGCCGGCATCGCCAGCGCCCAGGCCGTCGACATCATCGACCAGCGCTACGCCCGCGGCGAGATCGACGAGGACCAGTGGGTGCGCATCCGCACCGGCCTGGACAAGAGGCAGTGA
- a CDS encoding IS3-like element ISAar43 family transposase (programmed frameshift): MTNSRKRHTPEQVVRKLGQADRMLAGGSDIAAVCRELGVSEQTYYRWRNQYGGLKADDAKRLKELEKQNATLKRLLAEAELEKAALRELAGGKLLGPGRRRAAVDHLKRKLRVSERMACRLAGLSRSAYRRPLQGETTADPDLALRDWLRAYAKKHPRWGYRRAYHDARGEGWVVNHKKIQRLWREEGLRVPQRRRRKRVGSSTVDAPAAVAPNLVWAVDFQFDADEQGRPIKICSIVDEHTRECIGGLVERSITADRLTAHLEDLVAVRGAPAVLRSDNGPEFISDAMAHWAGTRTGLFYIPPGSPWHNGYVESFNSRLRDECLNINSFYSLLHAQVAIGDWKTEYNHDRRHSSLGYLAPVDYARQCTHQSETDDSHSDRTE, translated from the exons ATGACGAACAGCAGGAAGCGTCACACCCCGGAGCAGGTCGTCCGCAAGCTCGGGCAGGCCGACAGGATGCTCGCGGGCGGTAGCGACATCGCCGCGGTGTGTCGAGAGCTCGGAGTGTCCGAGCAGACGTACTACCGGTGGCGTAACCAGTACGGCGGACTGAAGGCCGACGACGCGAAGCGGCTGAAGGAGCTCGAGAAGCAGAACGCCACGCTCAAGCGGCTGCTCGCCGAGGCAGAGCTCGAGAAGGCTGCCCTGCGGGAGCTGGCTG GAGGGAAACTTCTAGGCCCGGGCAGGCGCCGCGCCGCCGTCGACCACCTCAAGCGCAAGCTGCGGGTGAGCGAACGAATGGCGTGCCGTCTGGCCGGGCTGAGCAGGTCCGCATACCGTCGCCCGCTCCAGGGCGAGACGACAGCCGACCCGGACCTGGCGTTGCGGGACTGGCTGCGGGCGTATGCGAAGAAGCACCCGCGGTGGGGATACCGCAGGGCCTACCACGATGCCCGCGGCGAGGGGTGGGTCGTGAACCACAAGAAGATCCAACGGCTCTGGCGCGAGGAAGGGCTGCGCGTCCCGCAGCGGCGTCGCCGCAAACGCGTTGGGTCTTCGACCGTCGACGCCCCGGCAGCGGTCGCACCGAACCTCGTGTGGGCGGTGGACTTCCAGTTCGACGCGGACGAGCAGGGCCGTCCGATCAAGATCTGCTCCATCGTCGACGAGCACACCCGCGAATGCATCGGCGGGCTCGTCGAACGGTCGATCACCGCCGACCGGCTCACCGCCCACCTCGAGGACCTCGTCGCCGTCCGCGGCGCCCCCGCGGTGCTCCGATCCGACAACGGCCCCGAGTTCATCAGCGACGCGATGGCCCACTGGGCCGGCACCCGCACCGGCCTGTTCTACATCCCACCCGGCTCGCCCTGGCACAACGGGTACGTCGAGTCGTTCAACAGCAGGCTCCGCGACGAGTGCCTGAACATCAACAGCTTCTACTCGCTGCTCCACGCCCAGGTCGCGATCGGCGACTGGAAGACCGAATACAACCACGACCGCCGGCATTCATCGCTCGGCTACCTCGCACCCGTCGACTACGCTCGGCAATGCACCCATCAATCGGAAACCGACGACTCGCACAGCGACCGGACCGAATGA
- a CDS encoding AlbA family DNA-binding domain-containing protein: protein MSFTALHRVLGVGPSPVTDELLSAAVTLGATESDDLDWKSELPPQKGLPQTDFPKDVAAMANSGGGVIVFGVTESQKAATARVDVGNFDEGYERTLRSAAITAITPPVFGLNVVRLCSPDDKHAVVVEVPASVDGPHLIYKGDYFGAPVRNDADTVWMKERQIEAMYRARFDERRHATEALDKLYVEAAGGRDAGTRAWLIAVAHPRLPRVGGRLKRDEAREILTKTESLALHYAGRGGIHPLESVDRFNPRPGLRRWQAVNTATSEGSSWKESWMSIHHDGSVTLASAVGGHRMSSDGYFDGWHVQSAAIECAVADFMALVRRTAEATGGEEYDIRVGIDWTGEQQLMISTVDNFGFHFDGSSVPLSRYTPVEATVNAAESDLDFYWRVHDLAEDCINQGGISNLQMIHPSDHD from the coding sequence ATGAGCTTCACTGCCCTCCATCGCGTCCTCGGCGTCGGACCCAGTCCAGTCACGGACGAGCTGCTCAGCGCGGCAGTCACACTGGGTGCAACCGAGTCGGACGACCTGGACTGGAAGTCGGAACTCCCTCCGCAGAAGGGGCTACCTCAAACGGATTTTCCGAAAGATGTCGCCGCCATGGCGAACAGTGGGGGCGGAGTCATCGTCTTCGGAGTAACTGAGTCCCAGAAGGCCGCGACGGCGCGCGTCGACGTTGGAAACTTCGACGAAGGATACGAGCGCACGCTTCGTAGCGCTGCGATCACAGCGATTACCCCACCTGTCTTCGGCTTGAACGTGGTCCGGCTGTGTTCGCCTGACGACAAGCATGCCGTCGTAGTAGAGGTGCCCGCGAGCGTCGATGGGCCACACCTCATCTACAAGGGTGACTACTTCGGCGCGCCAGTCCGGAACGACGCCGACACGGTGTGGATGAAAGAACGCCAGATCGAAGCGATGTACCGTGCCCGCTTCGACGAGCGTCGCCACGCCACCGAGGCCCTCGACAAGCTATATGTGGAAGCAGCAGGTGGACGAGACGCAGGGACGCGCGCTTGGCTGATCGCTGTTGCCCACCCGCGCCTCCCGCGCGTCGGGGGTCGCCTCAAACGCGACGAAGCTCGCGAAATTCTTACGAAGACCGAGAGCCTTGCACTCCACTATGCCGGTCGCGGCGGCATTCATCCGCTGGAGAGTGTTGACCGCTTCAACCCACGCCCAGGCCTGCGCAGATGGCAGGCCGTCAATACCGCTACTAGCGAGGGCTCGTCGTGGAAGGAATCTTGGATGAGCATCCATCATGACGGATCAGTGACCCTCGCATCTGCCGTCGGTGGACACCGCATGAGTAGCGACGGTTACTTCGACGGCTGGCACGTTCAATCCGCAGCGATTGAGTGCGCTGTGGCCGATTTCATGGCACTCGTTCGCAGGACCGCAGAGGCGACTGGAGGTGAGGAGTACGACATCCGGGTTGGAATCGATTGGACTGGCGAACAACAGCTGATGATCTCAACGGTCGACAATTTCGGATTTCACTTTGATGGTTCATCTGTCCCGCTCAGTAGGTACACGCCAGTTGAAGCCACAGTGAACGCAGCAGAGTCTGACCTCGACTTCTACTGGCGCGTGCACGATCTCGCGGAGGACTGCATCAATCAGGGCGGCATCTCCAACTTACAGATGATCCATCCGTCAGATCACGACTAG
- a CDS encoding YncE family protein, which produces MTAIDAASSTVAATVNGVAMPHNVQATPDGSTVLAVSVGSGAVVSLDPARYSVRATAQTDAHPAHVIASPDGQRAYVTSGAANAVDVYQLPSLKRVTAVRVGAGPHGLRPSPDGTKVVVADAKADTVDVIDTRTLASSRITVGANPVQVAVSPDSRFAYVSLGTPKKVVKVDLAARKVVASASVPDAPVQVYVSADGKRLLAADQGTEQEPGHDVSVIDPQTMAVTATIPVGAGPHGVVIDPSGTRAWVTNTFADTVSAIDLTSNTVAATIPVGKAPNGISFGTTPPIKAGSVGVEIPTYPTGDMEGMAGMSSNPSPAASHT; this is translated from the coding sequence TTGACCGCGATCGACGCCGCCAGCAGCACGGTGGCCGCGACGGTCAACGGCGTCGCGATGCCCCACAACGTGCAGGCGACCCCGGACGGGTCGACGGTGCTGGCCGTCAGTGTCGGCTCGGGTGCCGTCGTCTCCTTGGACCCGGCCCGGTACTCGGTGCGGGCCACCGCGCAGACCGATGCGCACCCCGCGCACGTGATCGCCTCCCCCGACGGGCAGCGAGCCTACGTGACCAGCGGCGCGGCGAACGCGGTGGACGTGTACCAGCTGCCGTCGTTGAAGCGCGTCACGGCCGTGCGGGTGGGTGCTGGCCCCCACGGACTGCGGCCCTCCCCGGACGGCACGAAGGTGGTCGTCGCGGACGCGAAGGCCGACACGGTCGACGTGATCGACACACGCACATTGGCCTCGTCGAGGATCACGGTCGGCGCCAACCCGGTGCAGGTGGCTGTGTCCCCTGACAGCCGGTTCGCCTACGTGAGCCTGGGCACGCCGAAGAAGGTCGTGAAGGTGGACCTGGCCGCCCGGAAGGTGGTGGCCAGCGCCAGCGTTCCCGACGCGCCGGTCCAGGTGTACGTGTCGGCCGACGGCAAGCGCTTGCTGGCCGCTGACCAGGGCACTGAGCAGGAGCCGGGCCATGACGTGTCGGTGATCGACCCGCAGACGATGGCGGTGACTGCGACGATCCCGGTGGGTGCGGGTCCGCACGGGGTGGTGATCGATCCGTCAGGCACGCGCGCGTGGGTCACGAACACGTTCGCAGACACGGTGTCCGCGATCGACCTGACCAGCAACACGGTGGCCGCGACGATCCCGGTCGGCAAGGCGCCCAACGGCATCAGCTTCGGCACGACCCCACCCATCAAGGCCGGGTCGGTGGGCGTCGAGATCCCCACCTATCCGACCGGGGACATGGAGGGGATGGCCGGGATGAGCTCGAACCCCTCGCCGGCGGCGAGCCACACGTGA
- a CDS encoding sensor histidine kinase → MRRGSWSRRLVLTQFAVLVTMAFMVAGTALVVGPVLFDRHMVESRHDEPVVVAHAEQAFRAAGLVSLAVGLAGALVVAAFTAWVLNRSLARGLDALVEGAARVAGGDYDHPVQMPPATAELERVAAEFNNMADQVAHTEVTRRRLLTDLGHELRTPLAATRVTLEGLEDGVVDFTPETLGVLQRQNQRLEAVAADISEVSRAEEGRIPLDLRRVAVDDVARAATTAFLLPCQSAGVSLQVDLGAGDAARADIDPARIGQVLDNLLRNALQHTSAGDTIRVSSRVDDGHVDVTVADTGVGISAEALPHLFERFYRAADSRTRDQDGGTGVGLAIARAIARAHGGTLDAASDGPGAGATFRLRLPLVS, encoded by the coding sequence GTGAGACGCGGCTCCTGGTCGCGGCGGCTGGTCCTGACCCAGTTCGCGGTGCTGGTCACCATGGCGTTCATGGTGGCCGGCACGGCGCTCGTGGTCGGCCCGGTGCTGTTCGACAGGCACATGGTCGAGTCCCGGCACGACGAGCCGGTGGTGGTGGCGCACGCGGAGCAGGCCTTCCGCGCGGCCGGGCTCGTGTCGCTGGCTGTGGGCCTGGCCGGGGCGCTGGTGGTGGCAGCGTTCACCGCGTGGGTGTTGAACCGGAGCCTGGCGCGTGGCCTGGACGCGCTGGTGGAGGGCGCCGCCCGGGTGGCCGGCGGCGACTACGACCATCCGGTGCAGATGCCCCCGGCGACCGCCGAGCTGGAACGGGTCGCGGCCGAGTTCAACAACATGGCCGACCAGGTGGCGCACACCGAGGTCACCCGCCGCCGATTGCTGACCGACCTGGGCCACGAGCTGCGCACCCCGCTGGCCGCGACCCGAGTGACGTTGGAGGGCCTCGAGGACGGTGTAGTGGACTTCACCCCCGAGACCCTCGGCGTGCTCCAACGCCAAAACCAGCGGCTCGAGGCCGTGGCGGCCGACATCTCCGAGGTGTCGCGGGCCGAAGAGGGACGTATCCCACTCGACCTGCGCAGGGTCGCTGTCGACGACGTGGCCCGGGCGGCCACCACGGCCTTCCTGCTGCCCTGCCAGTCCGCCGGCGTGAGTTTGCAGGTCGATCTCGGCGCCGGCGACGCGGCGAGGGCCGACATCGACCCGGCCCGTATCGGACAGGTGCTGGACAACCTGCTGCGCAACGCGTTGCAGCACACCAGTGCCGGCGACACCATCCGCGTCTCGAGCCGCGTCGACGACGGGCACGTCGATGTGACCGTCGCCGACACCGGTGTCGGTATCAGCGCCGAGGCGCTGCCCCACCTGTTCGAACGCTTCTACCGGGCGGCTGACTCGCGCACCCGCGACCAGGACGGCGGCACCGGCGTGGGCCTGGCCATCGCTCGCGCCATCGCCCGCGCCCACGGCGGCACCCTGGACGCCGCCAGTGACGGGCCCGGCGCCGGCGCCACCTTCCGGCTGCGACTGCCGCTGGTTTCTTGA
- a CDS encoding response regulator transcription factor, translating to MSGGPTARVVVVDDEPVLAGMVKNYLERAGMETRTCGDGLQAVELVREWRPDVVVLDLGLPGLDGVEVCRQVRTFSDCYVVMLTARADEVDTLVGLSVGADDYVTKPFSPRELVARIQVMLRRPRAARDQATLSERRFGDLLVRPEAREVLVADVPVELTRTEFDLLDAISANPGRVLSRRQLTDEVWGKDWRRDDHLVDVHIAHLRKKLGDDPSAPRFVVTVRGVGYRMGSGR from the coding sequence ATGAGTGGCGGACCCACAGCACGTGTGGTGGTCGTGGACGACGAGCCGGTCCTGGCCGGGATGGTGAAGAACTACCTCGAGCGGGCCGGCATGGAGACCCGCACCTGCGGTGACGGGCTGCAGGCGGTGGAGCTGGTGCGCGAGTGGCGGCCCGACGTGGTGGTGCTCGACCTGGGCCTTCCCGGGTTGGACGGGGTGGAGGTGTGCCGGCAGGTGCGCACCTTCAGCGACTGCTACGTGGTGATGCTCACCGCCCGCGCCGACGAAGTCGACACTTTGGTGGGCCTGTCGGTGGGGGCGGACGACTACGTCACCAAGCCGTTCAGCCCGCGGGAGCTGGTGGCGCGCATCCAGGTGATGCTGCGCCGTCCCCGCGCCGCACGGGACCAGGCCACGCTCTCAGAGCGCCGTTTCGGTGACCTTCTGGTCCGGCCGGAGGCCCGGGAGGTGCTGGTGGCCGACGTTCCGGTGGAGCTCACGCGCACCGAGTTCGACCTGCTTGACGCGATCTCGGCGAACCCGGGCCGGGTGCTGTCACGCCGGCAGTTGACCGACGAGGTGTGGGGCAAGGACTGGCGCCGTGACGACCACCTGGTCGACGTGCACATCGCGCACCTGCGCAAGAAGCTGGGCGACGACCCGTCGGCGCCCCGGTTCGTGGTGACGGTACGGGGCGTGGGCTACCGGATGGGTTCGGGCCGGTGA
- a CDS encoding multicopper oxidase family protein, with protein sequence MNTMSRRQVLLAGLGVASTGALSACGLKTGSSASASGSTSPLALPTQSPLSPSSGAHTVTKTLIPRQLTLDLGGVKATTWAYHDELDTPVLRATAGDLLRIRVDNKLPASTSVHWHGIALRNASDGVPGVTQQPIDPGTRFTYEFVAPDPGTYFFHPHSGVQIDRGLHAPLIIDDPREPGDYDREWIITLDDWTDGIGKSPDDILAAFKKQNGPVSTGMGSMGGMHGSSMPSSGGMGGMGGMDGSSSMPSASSSGMGSMAGSSGMASSPLGDAGDVTYPHYVLNGRVPAAPRTLTGKPGDKVRLRIINAGSDTIFKIALSGHVLTVTHADGYPVTPTKATSVYLAMGERLDATVTLGDGVFVLAAAPEGKKGTPARAIVRTGSGSVPAPTATIAELSSTALLATQLAPAPSEKLPDRNPDQTLEVQLNGQMDPYGWGLNGKKFGEDTPLRATRGQRVRLTMTNMTMMAHPMHIHGHTWALPGSNGLRKDTVLIPPMQTIQADLQADNPGTWMLHCHNIYHAEVGMMTSLRY encoded by the coding sequence ATGAACACCATGTCACGCCGTCAGGTCCTGCTCGCCGGTCTCGGGGTCGCCTCCACGGGCGCCCTGAGCGCCTGCGGACTCAAGACCGGCTCCTCCGCCTCCGCCAGCGGCTCTACCTCGCCCCTGGCACTGCCCACCCAGAGCCCGCTGAGCCCCAGCAGTGGCGCCCACACCGTCACCAAGACCCTCATCCCCCGCCAGCTCACCCTCGACCTGGGCGGCGTCAAGGCCACCACCTGGGCCTACCACGACGAGCTCGACACCCCGGTGCTGCGCGCCACCGCCGGCGACCTGCTGCGGATCCGCGTCGACAACAAGCTGCCCGCCTCCACCTCGGTGCACTGGCACGGCATCGCCCTGCGCAACGCCAGCGACGGGGTGCCCGGCGTCACCCAGCAACCGATCGATCCCGGCACCCGGTTCACCTACGAGTTCGTGGCCCCCGACCCGGGCACCTACTTCTTCCACCCGCACAGCGGCGTGCAGATCGACCGCGGCCTCCACGCCCCACTCATCATCGACGACCCCCGCGAACCGGGCGACTACGACCGCGAGTGGATCATCACCCTGGACGACTGGACCGACGGCATCGGCAAGAGCCCCGACGACATCCTCGCCGCGTTCAAGAAGCAGAACGGGCCCGTCTCCACCGGCATGGGCAGCATGGGCGGCATGCATGGTTCCAGCATGCCGAGCTCCGGCGGCATGGGCGGCATGGGTGGGATGGACGGCTCCAGCAGCATGCCCAGCGCCAGTTCCAGCGGCATGGGCAGCATGGCCGGTTCCAGTGGCATGGCCAGTTCCCCGCTGGGGGATGCCGGAGACGTCACCTACCCGCACTACGTCCTCAACGGCCGTGTCCCCGCCGCACCGCGGACGTTGACCGGCAAGCCCGGGGACAAGGTCCGGCTGCGGATCATCAACGCCGGCTCCGACACGATCTTCAAGATCGCACTGTCCGGCCACGTCCTGACCGTCACCCACGCCGACGGCTACCCCGTCACGCCCACGAAGGCCACCAGCGTGTACCTGGCGATGGGCGAACGCCTCGACGCCACCGTCACCCTCGGTGACGGCGTGTTCGTGCTGGCCGCCGCCCCGGAGGGCAAGAAGGGCACCCCGGCCCGCGCCATCGTGCGCACCGGCTCGGGCAGCGTCCCCGCCCCCACCGCGACCATCGCGGAGCTGTCCAGCACGGCGCTGCTGGCCACCCAGCTGGCGCCCGCCCCGTCCGAGAAGCTGCCCGACCGCAACCCCGACCAGACCCTCGAGGTACAGCTGAACGGGCAGATGGACCCCTACGGCTGGGGTTTGAACGGCAAGAAGTTCGGCGAGGACACCCCGCTGCGCGCCACCCGGGGACAGCGGGTGCGCCTGACCATGACGAACATGACGATGATGGCCCACCCGATGCACATCCACGGCCACACCTGGGCCTTGCCGGGCAGCAACGGGCTGCGCAAGGACACCGTCCTGATCCCCCCGATGCAGACGATCCAGGCAGACCTGCAGGCCGACAACCCGGGCACCTGGATGCTGCACTGCCACAACATCTACCACGCAGAGGTCGGGATGATGACCAGCCTGCGCTACTGA
- a CDS encoding copper-transporting P-type ATPase, producing MNHSATTAAIHDQTIATHYTCPMHPEVTSDQPGRCPKCGMFLEAAAAQDAAAPPLQLVAEPQDTGTWTCPMHPEVTSDHPGRCPKCGMFLQPADGGDAPAAQQHDHQHASGHQHASGEQVGTVAHDGTRAGSWTCPMHPEIRRDGPGDCPICGMALEPVSAGLDDGPNPELVDMRRRFRLAAVLTVPLVVLTMGPQLVPAMRGLLPATVAPWVELVLSVPVVWWAGWPFFVRGAKSVASRHLNMFTLVSLGVGASWLYSLVAVLAPGLFPASMRGADGRIGTYFEAAAVIVTLVLLGQVLELRARDQTSGAIRALLDLSPATAHRIEADGTETDVPAADLQLGDRCRVRPGEKVPADGTVVDGHAYVDESMITGEPVPVDKNTGDRVIGGTIANGGSMVVEATGLGADSTLARIVDLVSQAQRSRAPIQGLVDRISAVFVPVVIVIALAAFGIWFAVGPQPRLPFAIVAAVSVLIIACPCALGLATPMSIMVGVGRGAGEGVLVKNAEALERLQKIDTLVVDKTGTLTQGRPSLVDQQAVDGHDPATVLALAAAVEAGSEHPLARAVVDAAREAGRPVAAAVDFAAFPGGGVSATVDGHHVVVGSPAFLDTQAIDTHALAPVVEAYRRRGATAIVVAVDDRPASVLAIADPLKPTTAGAIEDLRRRGMRVVMLTGDNATTARAIADELHIDEVIADVLPDQKHGHVQALQAQGHKVAMAGDGVNDAPALAAADVGVAMGTGTDVAIESSDVTLLGGDLAALVKARDLSVDTMRNIRQNLVFAFIYNVVGIPLAAGVLYPAFGWLLSPIIAAAAMALSSVSVITNSLRLRHHR from the coding sequence ATGAACCACTCGGCCACCACCGCAGCCATCCACGACCAGACCATCGCCACCCACTACACGTGCCCCATGCACCCGGAGGTCACCAGCGACCAGCCCGGACGCTGCCCGAAGTGCGGCATGTTCCTCGAGGCCGCCGCGGCCCAGGACGCCGCCGCCCCGCCCCTGCAGCTGGTGGCCGAGCCGCAGGACACCGGCACGTGGACCTGCCCGATGCACCCCGAGGTCACCAGCGACCACCCCGGACGCTGCCCCAAGTGCGGCATGTTCCTCCAACCCGCCGACGGCGGGGACGCGCCGGCCGCCCAGCAGCACGATCACCAGCACGCTTCCGGCCACCAGCACGCTTCCGGTGAGCAGGTGGGGACAGTGGCGCACGACGGGACCCGTGCGGGGAGCTGGACCTGCCCGATGCACCCGGAGATCCGCCGTGACGGGCCCGGCGACTGCCCGATCTGCGGGATGGCGCTCGAACCGGTCTCCGCCGGGCTGGACGACGGCCCGAACCCTGAGCTGGTCGACATGCGGCGCCGGTTCCGGCTCGCGGCGGTGCTGACCGTGCCGCTGGTGGTCCTCACCATGGGCCCGCAGCTGGTGCCGGCGATGCGCGGGCTGCTGCCCGCCACCGTCGCCCCGTGGGTGGAGCTGGTGCTGTCCGTGCCGGTGGTGTGGTGGGCGGGCTGGCCGTTCTTCGTGCGCGGCGCCAAGTCGGTGGCCAGCCGCCACCTGAACATGTTCACCCTGGTGTCGCTGGGTGTCGGCGCGTCCTGGCTGTACAGCCTGGTCGCGGTCCTGGCGCCGGGGCTGTTCCCGGCGAGCATGCGCGGCGCTGACGGGCGGATCGGCACCTACTTCGAGGCGGCCGCGGTCATCGTCACCCTCGTGCTGCTCGGCCAGGTCCTCGAGCTGCGGGCCCGTGACCAGACCTCCGGGGCGATCCGCGCGCTGCTGGACCTCTCACCGGCCACCGCCCACCGCATCGAGGCCGACGGCACCGAGACCGACGTGCCGGCCGCCGACCTGCAGCTGGGCGACCGGTGCCGGGTGCGTCCCGGCGAGAAGGTGCCCGCCGACGGCACCGTCGTCGACGGGCACGCCTACGTGGACGAGTCCATGATCACCGGCGAGCCTGTCCCCGTCGACAAGAACACCGGTGACCGCGTCATCGGCGGCACCATCGCCAACGGCGGCAGCATGGTCGTGGAGGCCACCGGCCTGGGCGCCGACTCCACCCTGGCCCGCATCGTCGACCTGGTCTCCCAGGCGCAGCGGTCCCGCGCACCCATCCAGGGTCTGGTCGACAGGATCTCGGCCGTGTTCGTGCCGGTCGTCATCGTCATCGCGCTGGCCGCCTTCGGGATCTGGTTCGCGGTCGGGCCGCAGCCGCGGCTGCCGTTCGCGATCGTCGCCGCCGTCAGCGTCCTGATCATCGCCTGCCCCTGCGCGCTGGGCCTGGCCACCCCCATGTCGATCATGGTCGGTGTCGGCCGCGGCGCCGGCGAGGGCGTGCTGGTCAAGAACGCCGAGGCGCTGGAGCGGCTGCAGAAGATCGACACCCTGGTGGTCGACAAGACCGGCACCCTCACCCAGGGCCGGCCCAGCCTGGTCGACCAGCAGGCGGTCGACGGCCACGACCCCGCGACGGTCCTCGCGCTGGCCGCCGCCGTCGAGGCCGGCTCCGAGCACCCGCTGGCGCGGGCCGTGGTCGACGCCGCCCGCGAGGCGGGCCGGCCGGTGGCTGCGGCCGTCGACTTCGCCGCCTTCCCCGGCGGCGGGGTCAGCGCCACCGTGGACGGCCACCACGTGGTCGTCGGAAGCCCCGCCTTCCTCGACACCCAGGCCATCGACACCCACGCCCTGGCCCCCGTGGTGGAGGCCTACCGCCGCCGCGGCGCCACCGCCATCGTCGTGGCCGTCGACGACCGGCCCGCCAGCGTGCTGGCCATCGCCGACCCCCTCAAGCCGACCACCGCCGGCGCGATCGAGGACCTGCGACGCCGCGGCATGAGGGTCGTCATGCTCACCGGCGACAACGCCACCACCGCACGGGCCATCGCCGACGAGCTGCACATCGACGAGGTGATCGCCGACGTGCTGCCCGACCAGAAACACGGTCACGTGCAGGCGCTGCAGGCCCAGGGCCACAAGGTCGCCATGGCCGGTGACGGCGTCAACGACGCGCCCGCCCTTGCCGCGGCCGACGTGGGCGTGGCCATGGGAACCGGCACCGACGTGGCCATCGAGAGCTCCGACGTGACCCTGCTCGGCGGCGACCTGGCCGCCCTGGTCAAGGCCCGCGACCTGTCGGTCGACACGATGCGCAACATCCGCCAGAACCTGGTGTTCGCGTTCATCTACAACGTGGTCGGCATCCCGCTGGCCGCCGGGGTGCTGTACCCCGCCTTCGGATGGCTCCTGTCGCCCATCATCGCGGCAGCAGCCATGGCCCTCAGCTCGGTCAGCGTGATCACCAACTCGCTGCGCTTGCGTCATCACCGCTGA
- a CDS encoding DUF3105 domain-containing protein: MDTTPGTVHPPQHASARLQWAENWARKQQARRYAHRLLGATGTLAGATTLAMVTWATSQAGPAAALARPPTTGWASARPTAATAPGHSHAEPHHAGHHGATAACSIIDHPTRDEQATHSLAHGTVWLRYQPALDAEQAATLHVVPTSRPAGALRPPAHPPTAA; encoded by the coding sequence ATGGACACCACCCCCGGCACCGTCCACCCACCACAGCACGCCAGCGCCCGCCTCCAGTGGGCCGAGAACTGGGCACGCAAGCAGCAGGCCCGCCGCTACGCCCACCGACTGCTGGGCGCCACCGGCACCCTGGCAGGAGCCACCACCCTCGCCATGGTCACCTGGGCCACCAGCCAGGCCGGGCCCGCCGCCGCACTGGCCCGGCCGCCCACCACGGGCTGGGCAAGCGCCCGCCCGACGGCCGCCACCGCCCCCGGGCACAGCCACGCCGAGCCCCACCACGCCGGCCACCATGGCGCCACCGCAGCCTGCAGCATCATCGACCACCCGACACGCGACGAGCAGGCTACGCACAGCCTCGCCCACGGCACCGTCTGGCTGCGCTACCAACCCGCCCTGGACGCCGAACAGGCCGCGACCCTGCACGTGGTGCCCACCAGCCGCCCCGCCGGCGCGCTGCGCCCACCCGCGCACCCGCCCACCGCCGCCTGA